In Sandaracinaceae bacterium, one DNA window encodes the following:
- the dnaX gene encoding DNA polymerase III subunit gamma/tau: protein MAYTVLARKYRPQTFADLVGQEHVTRTLSNAIASDRVAHAFLFTGVRGVGKTTTARILAKALCCENGPTPEPCGTCDVCVDITAGRDTDVLEMDGASNNSVEDVRRLQESLPYRPQRDRFKVVIVDEVHMLSTGAFNAFLKTLEEPPDHVKFIFATTEIHKVPVTIRSRCQRYDFRLIPQAVVSRRVREILASESITADDAAVAIVAREAAGSMRDALTLLDQIVAFGGESLQGEEVARVLGIADREVVHRIAAATLDGDGAAVLEHVDQLASNGLDMLHFARQLLELYRDMVVLQVSGLDTELVSMVDEERKRTAEVGASVDLQELQRAFAGFSKVVEDVAQSGTPRTTLEMGLVRLATRPPLRPLAELVARLEEIERRSGGGGGGGGGGRAPRGGGASRGGPPPGGARAAGADAAPTARESARTGPASEAAAQPSAATHGARQASAAQSSAAQTSAAQSGAAQSGAAQPSAAQSGAAQSGAAQSSATGAGASQSSANGAGTKAGGTPAARETATDSAAPARTNDAKPHATRDAQPVESPAARPVATPRQAAPGRSSPPSPAPQTQSPRPAAAPTRGGPSAPADGVDPRLWEKVVSALMDAKPALGALLKHGVPKVLNAERLVMAFPPESFFGRQAETHDARAGVSEVAARVLGGRPEVVITYAVEAVEQGKTLVQVEQERRDARIEATREKALSHPVVKEAAALFAIPTESLRVHVELE from the coding sequence ATGGCGTACACGGTCCTGGCACGAAAATACCGTCCGCAGACCTTCGCCGACCTCGTCGGCCAGGAGCACGTCACCCGTACGCTCTCCAACGCCATCGCGTCGGACCGTGTGGCCCACGCGTTCCTGTTCACGGGCGTGCGCGGCGTCGGCAAGACGACCACCGCGCGCATCCTCGCCAAGGCGCTGTGCTGCGAGAACGGCCCCACGCCCGAGCCGTGCGGGACCTGCGACGTGTGCGTCGACATCACCGCCGGGCGCGACACCGACGTGCTCGAGATGGACGGCGCCTCGAACAACAGCGTCGAGGACGTGCGACGACTGCAAGAGTCGCTCCCCTACCGGCCTCAGCGCGACCGCTTCAAGGTGGTGATCGTCGACGAGGTCCACATGCTCTCGACCGGCGCCTTCAACGCGTTCCTGAAGACGCTCGAGGAGCCCCCGGACCACGTCAAGTTCATCTTCGCGACCACGGAGATCCACAAGGTCCCCGTGACCATCCGGTCGCGCTGCCAGCGCTATGACTTCCGGCTCATCCCGCAGGCGGTGGTCAGCCGCCGCGTGCGCGAGATCCTCGCCTCGGAGTCGATCACCGCGGACGACGCCGCGGTCGCCATCGTGGCGCGCGAGGCGGCGGGCTCCATGCGCGACGCGCTCACGCTGCTCGACCAGATCGTGGCCTTCGGCGGCGAGAGCCTGCAGGGCGAAGAGGTCGCGCGCGTGCTCGGCATCGCGGACCGCGAGGTCGTGCACCGGATCGCGGCCGCGACCCTCGACGGCGACGGCGCGGCCGTGCTCGAGCACGTCGACCAGCTCGCGTCCAACGGGCTGGACATGCTGCACTTCGCGCGGCAGCTCCTCGAGCTCTATCGAGACATGGTGGTGCTCCAGGTTTCGGGTCTGGACACCGAGCTCGTCTCGATGGTCGACGAGGAGCGCAAGCGCACGGCCGAGGTGGGCGCCTCGGTCGATCTCCAGGAGCTCCAGCGCGCCTTCGCGGGCTTCTCCAAGGTGGTCGAGGACGTCGCCCAGTCGGGCACGCCGCGGACCACGCTCGAGATGGGGCTCGTGCGCCTCGCCACCCGCCCCCCGCTGCGCCCCCTCGCGGAGCTGGTCGCGCGGCTCGAGGAGATCGAGCGCCGCAGCGGCGGCGGAGGCGGAGGCGGCGGCGGGGGCAGGGCGCCACGCGGCGGCGGCGCGAGCCGAGGCGGCCCTCCCCCGGGAGGGGCACGCGCGGCCGGGGCCGACGCCGCGCCCACCGCCCGCGAGAGCGCGCGCACCGGCCCCGCGAGCGAGGCCGCGGCCCAGCCCAGCGCGGCGACGCACGGCGCGAGACAGGCCAGCGCGGCCCAGTCCAGCGCGGCCCAGACCAGCGCGGCCCAGTCCGGCGCGGCCCAGTCCGGCGCGGCCCAGCCCAGCGCGGCCCAGTCCGGCGCGGCCCAGTCCGGCGCAGCCCAGTCCAGCGCGACCGGCGCTGGCGCGAGCCAGTCCAGCGCGAACGGCGCTGGCACGAAGGCCGGGGGGACGCCGGCCGCGCGCGAGACGGCGACCGACTCGGCGGCGCCCGCTCGGACGAACGACGCGAAGCCCCACGCCACGCGCGACGCGCAGCCCGTCGAATCTCCCGCGGCGAGGCCGGTCGCCACCCCGCGTCAGGCCGCGCCCGGTCGATCCAGCCCGCCGTCCCCCGCCCCGCAGACGCAGTCTCCGCGCCCCGCGGCCGCGCCGACGCGAGGTGGCCCGAGCGCACCCGCGGACGGGGTCGACCCGCGGCTCTGGGAGAAGGTCGTCAGCGCGCTCATGGACGCGAAGCCGGCGCTCGGCGCGCTCCTGAAGCACGGAGTGCCGAAGGTGCTGAACGCGGAGCGGCTGGTCATGGCGTTCCCGCCCGAGTCCTTCTTCGGCCGGCAGGCGGAGACCCACGACGCCCGGGCCGGCGTCTCGGAGGTGGCGGCGCGCGTTCTGGGCGGCCGCCCCGAGGTGGTGATCACCTACGCGGTCGAAGCGGTCGAGCAGGGCAAGACCCTCGTTCAGGTCGAACAAGAGAGACGGGACGCGCGCATCGAAGCGACGCGAGAGAAGGCGCTCAGCCATCCGGTGGTGAAGGAAGCGGCGGCGCTCTTCGCGATCCCGACCGAGAGCCTCCGCGTACACGTGGAGCTGGAGTAG
- a CDS encoding YbaB/EbfC family nucleoid-associated protein: MAKKKGSHFRGGMGELMRQASRLQRKIEVRKKELENETVEASAGNDQVKVVANGAGELVRVVIDPELLKGEDLDMVQDLVVAASNAALTKANEMVDAEIEKVTGGLKIPGLV; encoded by the coding sequence ATGGCGAAGAAGAAGGGCTCTCACTTCCGCGGCGGAATGGGCGAGCTGATGCGCCAGGCGAGCCGCCTGCAGCGCAAGATCGAGGTCCGGAAGAAGGAGCTCGAGAACGAGACGGTCGAGGCCTCGGCGGGCAACGACCAGGTCAAGGTCGTGGCGAACGGCGCGGGCGAGCTCGTCCGGGTCGTGATCGATCCCGAGCTGCTGAAGGGCGAGGACCTCGACATGGTCCAGGACCTCGTCGTCGCGGCGTCGAACGCGGCGCTGACCAAGGCCAACGAGATGGTCGACGCGGAGATCGAGAAGGTCACCGGCGGGCTGAAGATCCCCGGGCTCGTGTGA
- a CDS encoding PAS domain S-box protein: MASTPPRDVPGLGDAVLAAAENAGLGVFVTRLSPEVRNVYVSSRAAEIIGLSVDEAMAHDPMAMVPEEAVEELTALLAAQRDGSATPTLLQTHVVDPSGERVPVELGFSTVSLEDAPASVVFVRDLRQRRKTEEDLRRSETRLRALIASAPDGIVMSREREIVYANPAAARLLGVGDPERLVGRSFAEFLHPDDYRTMGQRVATLEIGGPALGPHEYRARAEDGRALVVEVTSILFDDENGPAVVGFARDVTESRRLQAQLMRADRLAALGTMAAGVAHEINNPLAFMMLGVDAIERMLERGGSSLEQLRRMLDDVRHGVDRVAATVRHLKAFSKADGATGPSVADMAEVLEAAARMTSHEVRQYGRLELEVPDGLLPVRGDAAQLEQVFVNLLINAAHALEIKKTGTVRLGARPIGEVAVEVTVEDDGGGIAEADLAQVFDPFFTTKPVGTGTGLGLSICHSVVTELGGEITVESELGEGSVFRVRLPTMRRALTPASPARRAPPSRVESRKVVVIDDEPAFLRALERLLVPDHEVFTALDADAGLALIAQESPDAIFLDVMLPGTNGIELYERLGRERPEMASRVVFVTGGSARPSVERFLAKVKQPVLRKPFEAERVVALLRRVAG; encoded by the coding sequence GTGGCGAGCACTCCCCCGCGAGACGTCCCCGGCCTCGGCGACGCGGTGCTGGCGGCCGCGGAGAACGCGGGGCTCGGCGTCTTCGTGACGCGTCTGAGCCCCGAGGTGCGCAACGTCTACGTGTCCAGCCGCGCGGCGGAGATCATCGGCTTGTCCGTCGACGAGGCGATGGCCCACGACCCGATGGCGATGGTCCCCGAGGAGGCGGTCGAGGAGCTCACCGCCCTGCTCGCGGCGCAACGCGACGGCAGCGCGACGCCCACCCTGCTCCAGACGCATGTCGTCGACCCGAGCGGGGAGCGCGTCCCGGTCGAGCTCGGCTTCTCCACCGTCTCGCTCGAGGACGCGCCCGCGTCGGTGGTCTTCGTCCGCGATCTGCGCCAGCGCCGGAAGACCGAAGAAGACCTGCGCCGGAGCGAGACCCGCCTCCGCGCGCTGATCGCGTCCGCGCCCGACGGGATCGTGATGAGCCGCGAGCGCGAGATCGTGTACGCGAACCCGGCCGCCGCGCGGCTGCTCGGCGTCGGGGATCCCGAGCGGCTCGTGGGGCGCTCGTTCGCCGAGTTCCTGCATCCGGACGACTACCGCACGATGGGCCAGCGCGTGGCCACCCTCGAGATCGGCGGGCCGGCGCTGGGGCCTCACGAGTATCGGGCGCGGGCCGAAGACGGGCGCGCGCTCGTGGTCGAGGTCACGTCGATCCTCTTCGACGACGAGAACGGGCCCGCGGTGGTCGGCTTCGCGCGCGACGTGACCGAGAGCCGGCGGCTGCAAGCGCAGCTGATGCGCGCCGACCGGCTCGCCGCGCTCGGCACGATGGCGGCGGGCGTGGCCCACGAGATCAACAACCCGCTCGCGTTCATGATGCTCGGCGTCGACGCGATCGAGCGCATGCTGGAGCGGGGAGGCTCGTCGCTCGAGCAGCTCCGCCGCATGCTCGATGACGTCCGGCACGGCGTGGACCGGGTCGCGGCGACGGTCCGACATCTCAAGGCCTTCTCGAAGGCGGACGGGGCGACCGGCCCCTCGGTGGCCGACATGGCGGAGGTGCTCGAGGCCGCCGCGCGCATGACCTCGCACGAGGTGCGTCAGTACGGCCGCCTCGAGCTCGAGGTGCCCGACGGTCTGCTCCCCGTCCGCGGCGACGCCGCGCAGCTCGAGCAGGTGTTCGTCAACCTCCTCATCAACGCCGCGCACGCGCTCGAGATCAAGAAGACCGGCACGGTGCGACTCGGCGCCCGCCCCATCGGGGAGGTGGCGGTCGAGGTCACGGTCGAGGACGACGGGGGCGGCATCGCCGAAGCAGACCTCGCCCAGGTCTTCGATCCCTTCTTCACGACCAAGCCCGTGGGCACGGGGACCGGCCTCGGGCTCTCCATCTGCCACTCGGTCGTGACCGAGCTCGGCGGGGAGATCACCGTGGAGAGCGAGCTCGGAGAGGGCAGCGTGTTCCGGGTGCGCCTGCCCACCATGCGCCGCGCGCTCACGCCCGCGAGCCCCGCGCGTCGCGCCCCGCCGTCCCGGGTCGAGTCGCGCAAGGTAGTCGTGATCGACGACGAGCCGGCGTTCCTCCGCGCGCTCGAGCGCCTGCTCGTCCCGGACCACGAGGTCTTCACCGCGCTGGACGCCGACGCTGGCCTGGCGCTCATCGCGCAAGAGTCGCCGGACGCGATCTTCCTGGACGTGATGCTCCCGGGCACGAACGGGATCGAGCTGTACGAGCGGCTCGGGCGGGAGCGCCCCGAGATGGCGAGCCGCGTGGTGTTCGTCACGGGGGGCAGCGCGCGGCCCTCGGTCGAGAGGTTCCTCGCCAAGGTGAAGCAGCCCGTGCTGCGCAAGCCGTTTGAGGCGGAGCGCGTCGTCGCGCTGCTGCGCCGCGTCGCCGGCTGA
- a CDS encoding ABC transporter substrate-binding protein: MNFRRCLLMGCIVGSAVLNLSCEEALQPDDPVRIGVLFQTSAAFGPHTRGAVHAALIVNSHGGVLGRRVEILVRDDGGRPDTARDAAADLIENEGVVALIGPLTWPTYFSVYDYASQRGIPVIGIDAGGWDRWSQDTAGGGAFSPRPGNERIYRVAARHVSTEGLCARAALLSIPMEGTSSALLVAFEEELQAPTELVYSNGMVPANIFDAEEILGPVRDANPDCVFANAGNDAAWAQLVEGWAEIGGPPVTFYSLRTRLEASRILQELRDPAIVTGNIEVAQLSNEPESAEWNWFVRSQTALFGEPPPQPWTSDFFDATAVTLLAIESAGSTSNFEDALYRVARFDGGAPSVEVPKAASDIPSALSFIRSGKDIDYRGPSGSFDLNPETGRMDDAPISFMEVVDIRTGERRVLHIERD, translated from the coding sequence ATGAATTTTCGGCGCTGCTTGCTGATGGGTTGTATCGTCGGCTCTGCCGTACTGAATCTCTCTTGTGAAGAGGCGCTTCAGCCAGACGATCCCGTCCGCATCGGTGTGCTCTTTCAAACGTCGGCGGCGTTCGGACCCCACACGCGCGGCGCCGTGCACGCCGCGTTGATCGTGAACTCACACGGTGGCGTTCTCGGGCGCCGAGTCGAGATCCTCGTGCGCGACGACGGCGGTCGCCCGGACACGGCCCGCGACGCGGCCGCCGATCTGATCGAGAACGAAGGAGTCGTTGCGCTCATCGGGCCGCTGACGTGGCCGACCTATTTCTCCGTCTACGACTACGCGTCGCAGCGCGGCATCCCCGTCATCGGCATCGACGCGGGCGGCTGGGACCGATGGAGTCAGGACACCGCCGGCGGTGGAGCGTTCAGCCCCCGCCCCGGGAACGAGCGGATCTACCGTGTGGCGGCGCGGCACGTCTCGACCGAGGGGCTCTGTGCGCGCGCCGCGCTGCTCTCCATCCCGATGGAGGGCACGTCGTCGGCGCTCCTCGTCGCGTTCGAGGAGGAGCTTCAGGCCCCCACCGAGCTCGTCTACTCGAATGGGATGGTGCCCGCGAACATCTTCGACGCAGAGGAGATTCTCGGACCGGTCCGGGACGCCAACCCCGACTGCGTCTTCGCCAACGCTGGGAACGACGCCGCCTGGGCGCAGCTGGTCGAGGGCTGGGCCGAGATCGGCGGCCCCCCGGTGACGTTCTACTCGCTGCGTACTCGGCTGGAGGCCAGTCGGATTCTCCAGGAGCTTCGCGATCCAGCCATCGTCACCGGGAACATCGAAGTGGCGCAGCTCAGCAACGAGCCCGAGAGCGCAGAATGGAACTGGTTCGTGCGGTCGCAGACCGCGCTGTTCGGAGAGCCGCCCCCGCAGCCGTGGACGAGTGATTTCTTCGACGCCACGGCGGTGACCTTGCTGGCCATCGAGTCCGCGGGCAGCACCTCGAACTTCGAGGACGCGCTCTACCGAGTCGCGCGCTTCGACGGTGGCGCTCCGTCGGTCGAGGTCCCCAAGGCGGCGAGCGACATCCCGTCGGCGCTGTCCTTCATCCGTTCGGGCAAGGACATCGACTACCGCGGCCCGAGCGGGAGCTTCGATCTCAACCCGGAGACGGGGCGAATGGACGACGCGCCCATCTCGTTCATGGAGGTCGTGGACATCCGCACGGGCGAGCGGCGCGTCCTCCACATCGAGCGTGACTGA
- a CDS encoding TRAP transporter large permease subunit yields MTDEAQKSRRKRSAFVVLVIAILVMPWLGPGPLLAALVLAAALIGMPLFALVGTVTIACFLLFTQDKEGLEDLVNLVERINELGDTENLLAVPLFMLSGSIMARGEISSRLIDFSKAMIGWLPGGLAVSAVVACMLFAAISGSSPATVVAIGAFMAPTLIKNGYKEEFAHGLLTSSGSLGILIPPSIPMILYPLINQRAGIETSRLFAAGFGPGLVIGGILAGYCIYRGIVGNSKRQPFSLKVLGEAFVDGFWSLLFPLLILGGIYTGFFTVVEASGISVVYAIAVEVYIHRALELKEIPKIVQETGVILGSLLVIMVAALAFSEFLHLERIPDVAVEWIQSLNLSPIAFLLILNLLLLVVGTLMDILSAMFLFVPLLAPIAESMGVDPMHFGIIFIVNLEIGYLTPPVGLNLFVASTLFNKPLGHMIRSVGPFIGLMFIGLMLITYFPALSVGLGNIITGDTEPETSAPSSPGQPLPDLPDDEMPSMDDMMDEADLEDGDEGVQSMEEMMQELEGLDADGEEDPGAEAPAPREPDRVMTMEEMMEAADVE; encoded by the coding sequence ATGACCGACGAGGCGCAGAAGAGCCGGCGCAAGCGCTCGGCGTTCGTGGTCCTGGTCATCGCCATCCTCGTGATGCCCTGGCTCGGGCCGGGCCCTCTGCTCGCCGCGCTCGTGCTCGCGGCCGCGCTCATCGGGATGCCGCTGTTCGCGCTCGTCGGCACCGTCACGATCGCTTGCTTCCTCCTCTTCACGCAGGACAAGGAGGGGCTCGAGGATCTCGTCAACCTCGTCGAGCGCATCAACGAGCTGGGCGACACGGAGAACCTGCTCGCGGTGCCGCTCTTCATGTTGAGCGGCTCGATCATGGCGCGCGGCGAGATCTCCAGCCGCCTGATCGACTTCTCCAAAGCGATGATCGGGTGGCTGCCCGGTGGCCTCGCGGTCAGCGCGGTGGTGGCGTGCATGCTCTTCGCCGCGATCAGCGGCTCGAGCCCGGCCACCGTGGTCGCGATCGGCGCGTTCATGGCGCCGACCCTGATCAAGAACGGCTACAAGGAGGAGTTCGCCCACGGCCTGCTGACCTCGTCCGGGTCTCTTGGCATCCTGATCCCGCCGTCGATCCCGATGATCCTCTACCCGCTGATCAACCAGCGGGCGGGCATCGAGACGTCGAGGCTCTTCGCGGCCGGCTTCGGCCCGGGCCTCGTCATCGGCGGCATCCTCGCGGGCTACTGCATCTACCGCGGCATCGTCGGCAACTCGAAGCGGCAGCCCTTCAGCCTGAAGGTGCTCGGCGAGGCCTTCGTCGACGGCTTCTGGTCACTGCTCTTCCCGCTGCTGATCCTGGGCGGCATCTACACCGGCTTCTTCACGGTCGTGGAGGCGTCCGGCATCAGCGTCGTCTACGCCATCGCGGTCGAGGTCTACATCCACCGCGCGCTCGAGCTGAAGGAGATCCCGAAGATCGTCCAGGAGACGGGCGTCATCCTCGGCTCCCTGCTCGTCATCATGGTCGCGGCGCTCGCCTTCAGCGAGTTCCTCCACCTCGAGCGCATCCCGGACGTCGCCGTGGAGTGGATCCAGTCGCTGAACCTCTCGCCCATCGCGTTCCTGCTCATCCTGAACCTGCTGCTGCTCGTGGTCGGGACGCTGATGGACATCCTCAGCGCGATGTTCCTCTTCGTGCCGCTGCTCGCGCCGATCGCGGAGTCGATGGGCGTCGACCCGATGCACTTCGGGATCATCTTCATCGTGAACCTCGAGATCGGCTACCTGACCCCGCCGGTCGGCCTGAACCTCTTCGTCGCCTCGACCCTCTTCAACAAGCCGCTCGGGCACATGATCCGCTCGGTGGGGCCGTTCATCGGCCTCATGTTCATCGGGCTGATGCTCATCACGTACTTCCCGGCGCTCTCGGTCGGGCTCGGCAACATCATCACCGGCGACACCGAGCCGGAGACCTCCGCGCCGAGCAGCCCGGGCCAGCCGCTGCCCGACCTGCCCGACGATGAGATGCCGAGCATGGACGACATGATGGACGAGGCGGACCTCGAGGACGGCGACGAAGGCGTGCAGTCCATGGAAGAGATGATGCAAGAGCTCGAGGGCCTGGACGCCGACGGCGAAGAGGACCCTGGCGCCGAAGCCCCCGCCCCACGCGAGCCCGACCGCGTCATGACCATGGAAGAGATGATGGAGGCCGCGGACGTCGAGTAG
- a CDS encoding MATE family efflux transporter, producing the protein MALPLVGQGMMGAATLVIDAALCGRLPDGSHALTAFGFAAAILMWMHPVAEGIAAATVAAISRAHGAGKSRVVNGLARNAFAYSLMAGLAFGAVGSVFAEPALLAIGTPADLVPTAIAYLRPSFAFCVFSFIFSGLSASLRAVGNTRLPLVVSVVENLVNAPISYVLMFGPLGLPAIGIAGAAYGTAAAKGIAALLLIAFVMRGRSAAVRLEPGPISFRTMGKLARFGAPITLHITIVQISLLVSVILLGRLDPLAVGANIIAGRLNALAQMVGLAASRATAALVGNALGRSNASRAFAAIRMALRWTTGSLTVLSVVGVTSTSAIVALFGVEDDSGLARLTTECVQIICIGLPLFGGQIVLAGAFMGAGSPKVPLFVTVVTTLLVQLPVSVVLAFPLGWGPTGIWVALPLTLAARMVLSWIVLQRGKWRRVGA; encoded by the coding sequence TTGGCGCTGCCGCTCGTGGGGCAGGGCATGATGGGCGCGGCGACTTTGGTCATCGACGCCGCCCTTTGTGGCCGTCTCCCGGACGGATCCCACGCGCTGACGGCGTTCGGCTTCGCGGCCGCCATCCTGATGTGGATGCATCCGGTCGCGGAGGGCATCGCCGCGGCGACGGTCGCCGCGATCTCTCGCGCGCACGGAGCAGGCAAGTCGCGGGTCGTGAACGGTCTGGCGCGAAACGCGTTCGCGTATTCGCTCATGGCTGGGCTCGCCTTCGGGGCGGTCGGGAGCGTGTTCGCGGAGCCCGCGCTGCTCGCGATCGGAACCCCCGCCGACCTCGTACCGACGGCCATCGCCTACCTGCGACCCAGCTTCGCCTTCTGCGTCTTCAGCTTCATCTTCAGCGGCCTCTCCGCGTCCTTACGGGCCGTCGGGAACACCCGACTGCCGCTCGTCGTGAGCGTCGTCGAGAACCTGGTGAACGCGCCGATCAGCTACGTCCTGATGTTCGGTCCGCTCGGCTTGCCCGCCATCGGGATCGCGGGCGCGGCGTACGGGACGGCGGCCGCAAAAGGGATCGCAGCGCTGCTCCTGATCGCGTTCGTCATGCGCGGGCGGTCGGCAGCCGTCCGGCTCGAGCCGGGCCCCATCTCGTTCCGCACCATGGGGAAGCTCGCCCGATTCGGCGCGCCGATCACGCTCCACATCACGATCGTGCAAATCTCTCTGCTCGTGAGCGTGATCCTGTTGGGGCGCCTCGACCCGCTCGCCGTCGGCGCCAACATCATCGCTGGGCGCCTCAACGCACTGGCGCAGATGGTGGGTCTCGCGGCCTCCCGCGCGACGGCTGCGCTGGTCGGGAACGCGCTCGGGCGGTCGAACGCGAGCAGAGCGTTCGCCGCCATTCGCATGGCGTTGAGGTGGACGACCGGCTCGCTCACCGTGCTCTCGGTGGTCGGCGTCACGAGCACCAGCGCCATCGTGGCCCTCTTCGGCGTCGAGGACGACTCGGGGCTCGCCAGGTTGACCACGGAATGTGTGCAGATCATCTGCATCGGTCTGCCGCTGTTCGGCGGGCAGATCGTGCTGGCGGGCGCGTTCATGGGCGCAGGGTCGCCGAAGGTGCCGCTCTTCGTCACGGTCGTGACCACCCTGCTCGTCCAGCTCCCGGTCAGCGTGGTCCTCGCCTTCCCCTTGGGTTGGGGGCCCACCGGCATCTGGGTCGCGCTACCGCTCACACTCGCCGCGCGGATGGTGCTGTCCTGGATCGTGCTGCAGAGAGGGAAGTGGCGCCGGGTGGGCGCGTAG
- the recR gene encoding recombination mediator RecR, which translates to MTEDDPIGALVTLLSRLPGIGERTATRLAHHVLAGDPDYAHALGTSLAEIHDRVQQCDRCGNFCAGPLCRICRDPKRDESVICVVARVPDLSAIEKSGSFRGRYHVLHGLLAPLDGVGPDKLPLDALVARVREGEVKEIVAATPLSVEGEATALYLAQVMRPHGVRVSRIASGIPHGGELEYADQVTVGRAFEGRREL; encoded by the coding sequence GTGACCGAAGACGACCCCATCGGCGCGCTGGTCACCCTGCTCTCGCGCCTGCCGGGCATCGGCGAGAGGACCGCGACGCGCCTCGCGCATCACGTCCTCGCCGGTGACCCGGACTACGCGCACGCGCTGGGGACGAGCCTCGCCGAGATCCACGATCGCGTGCAGCAGTGCGACCGGTGCGGGAACTTCTGCGCCGGGCCGCTCTGCCGCATCTGCAGGGACCCCAAGCGCGACGAGAGCGTGATCTGCGTCGTCGCGCGCGTGCCCGACCTGAGCGCCATCGAGAAGAGCGGCTCCTTCCGCGGCCGCTACCACGTGCTGCACGGCCTGCTCGCGCCCCTCGACGGCGTCGGGCCGGACAAGCTCCCCCTCGACGCGCTCGTGGCCCGCGTCCGCGAGGGCGAGGTGAAGGAGATCGTCGCCGCCACGCCGCTCAGCGTCGAAGGCGAGGCCACCGCCCTCTACCTCGCGCAGGTCATGCGCCCCCACGGCGTCCGCGTCTCCCGCATCGCGAGCGGCATCCCGCACGGCGGCGAGCTGGAGTACGCCGACCAGGTCACCGTGGGCCGCGCGTTCGAGGGCCGACGCGAGCTCTGA